The Mycolicibacterium flavescens genome has a segment encoding these proteins:
- the dinG gene encoding DNA helicase, Rad3 — MLATAVAALGGRERAGQVEMAKAVTNAFDTGEHLAVQAGTGTGKSLAYLVPALARAVDADDPVVVSTATIALQRQLVDRDLPRLAESLADMLPRAPEFALLKGRGNYLCLNKIHNGSSAGGVTEPDDRSQEDLFEPVATSALGRDVKRLIAWSSDTDTGDRDELTPGVPDRSWSQVSVSARECIGVARCPFGTDCFAEKAREKAGRADVVVTNHALLAIDAISDAAVLPEHHLLVVDEAHELVDRVTSVATGELSATSLGIAHRRAARLVDQELAQRLEASTATLSSAIHDTEPGRIDVLDDELATYLTAVRDAAYRARSTIDTAPSDPAAASARTEAVTALTDIGDTASRVLDSFLPAIPDRTDVVWIEREDTRATVRTILRVAPLSVSGLLRTRLFENTTTVLTSATLTIGGTFDAMASAWGLTGGETEWKGIDVGSPFEHAKSGILYVAAHLPPPGRDGTGSAEQLDEIAALVTAAGGRTLGLFSSMRAAKAAAEIMRERLDTPVLCQGEDTTSALVKRFADDPETSLFGTLSLWQGVDVPGPSLSLVLIDRIPFPRPDDPLLTARQRAVAARGGNGFMAVAASHAALLLAQGAGRLLRTVDDRGVVAVLDSRMATARYGGFLRASLPPFWATTDSNRVRQALERLRAR; from the coding sequence TTGCTGGCCACCGCCGTCGCGGCCCTCGGTGGACGCGAACGCGCGGGCCAGGTCGAGATGGCGAAGGCCGTCACCAATGCCTTCGACACCGGTGAGCACCTTGCCGTCCAGGCCGGGACGGGCACCGGGAAGTCGCTGGCCTACCTCGTGCCCGCACTAGCCCGTGCCGTCGACGCCGACGACCCCGTCGTGGTGTCCACGGCGACCATCGCGCTGCAACGCCAACTCGTCGACCGCGACCTTCCGCGGCTGGCGGAATCGCTGGCCGACATGCTGCCGCGCGCCCCCGAGTTCGCCCTGCTCAAGGGCCGCGGTAATTACCTGTGCCTGAACAAGATTCACAACGGAAGCTCGGCCGGCGGTGTCACCGAGCCCGACGACCGGTCCCAGGAAGATCTTTTCGAACCGGTGGCGACCAGTGCCCTGGGTCGAGATGTGAAGCGGCTCATCGCCTGGTCGTCGGACACCGACACCGGCGACCGCGACGAGCTGACCCCGGGCGTTCCGGACCGGTCCTGGTCACAGGTCAGCGTGTCGGCGCGCGAATGCATCGGAGTCGCCCGGTGCCCGTTCGGCACCGACTGTTTCGCAGAAAAGGCACGGGAGAAAGCCGGCCGTGCCGATGTCGTCGTCACCAACCACGCTCTACTGGCCATCGACGCGATCTCCGATGCCGCCGTACTCCCCGAACACCACCTGCTCGTCGTCGACGAGGCGCACGAGTTGGTCGACCGCGTGACGTCGGTGGCCACCGGTGAGCTGTCCGCGACCTCGCTCGGCATCGCCCACCGCCGGGCCGCGCGCCTGGTCGACCAGGAACTGGCACAACGGCTGGAGGCGTCGACGGCGACGCTGTCGTCGGCCATCCACGACACCGAGCCGGGCCGCATCGACGTCCTCGACGACGAATTGGCGACCTACCTGACCGCGGTGCGCGACGCCGCGTACCGGGCCCGGTCGACGATCGACACCGCGCCGAGCGACCCGGCGGCCGCGTCCGCGCGCACCGAAGCCGTCACGGCGTTGACCGATATCGGCGACACCGCCTCCCGCGTCCTCGACTCCTTCCTGCCCGCCATCCCCGACCGCACGGACGTGGTGTGGATCGAACGCGAGGACACGCGCGCAACGGTGCGGACCATACTGCGCGTCGCCCCGCTTTCGGTGTCGGGGCTGTTGCGCACCAGGCTCTTTGAGAACACCACGACCGTTCTGACATCGGCGACGCTGACGATCGGCGGCACGTTCGACGCGATGGCATCGGCGTGGGGGCTGACGGGCGGGGAGACCGAGTGGAAGGGCATCGACGTCGGATCCCCGTTCGAGCACGCGAAGTCCGGCATCCTCTACGTTGCAGCACATCTGCCGCCGCCGGGACGTGACGGCACTGGGTCCGCCGAACAACTCGACGAAATCGCCGCGCTGGTCACCGCGGCGGGTGGCCGCACCCTCGGTCTGTTCTCCTCGATGCGTGCGGCCAAGGCGGCAGCCGAGATCATGCGGGAGCGGCTGGACACTCCGGTGCTGTGCCAGGGCGAGGACACCACGTCGGCGTTGGTCAAGCGGTTCGCCGACGATCCCGAGACGTCGCTGTTCGGCACGCTGTCGCTGTGGCAGGGCGTCGACGTGCCCGGCCCGTCACTGTCGCTGGTGCTCATCGACCGGATTCCGTTCCCGCGCCCCGACGATCCGCTACTGACCGCGCGGCAACGGGCGGTGGCTGCGCGAGGGGGCAACGGTTTCATGGCCGTTGCCGCCAGCCACGCCGCGCTGCTGCTGGCCCAAGGTGCGGGTCGGCTGTTGCGCACCGTCGACGACCGCGGCGTGGTCGCCGTGCTGGACTCGCGGATGGCCACCGCCCGCTACGGCGGATTCCTGCGAGCCTCTCTGCCACCGTTCTGGGCGACGACCGACTCGAACCGCGTGCGTCAGGCGCTCGAACGTCTCCGCGCGCGGTGA
- the racE gene encoding glutamate racemase, whose product MNPAVSAEAPVGIFDSGVGGLTVARAIIDQLPAENIVYVGDTANGPYGPLSIPQVRAHALAIGDDLVSRGIKALVIACNTASSACLRDARERYAPVPVIEVILPAVRRAVATTRNGRIGVIGTAATIASGAYQDAFAAARDTEVIGVACPRFVDFVERGVTSGRQVLGLAEGYLEPLQRAHIDTLVLGCTHYPMLSGLIQLAMGENVTLVSSAEETAKDLLRVLTELDLLRPHDSAPPQRIFEATGDPDDFTTLAARFLGPTLDGVRPVQRHVSAQR is encoded by the coding sequence GTGAACCCGGCCGTGTCGGCCGAGGCACCCGTCGGCATCTTCGACTCGGGTGTCGGCGGGCTCACGGTCGCTCGCGCGATCATCGACCAGTTGCCCGCCGAGAACATCGTCTACGTCGGCGACACCGCCAACGGGCCGTATGGGCCGCTGTCCATCCCGCAGGTCCGCGCACACGCCCTGGCGATCGGCGACGATCTCGTCTCGCGCGGGATCAAGGCACTCGTCATCGCCTGCAACACGGCGTCGTCGGCCTGCCTGCGCGACGCCCGCGAACGCTATGCACCGGTGCCCGTGATCGAGGTGATCCTGCCCGCGGTGCGCCGCGCGGTCGCGACCACCCGCAACGGTCGCATCGGTGTCATCGGCACCGCGGCGACGATCGCGTCCGGTGCATACCAGGACGCGTTCGCGGCGGCCCGCGACACCGAGGTGATCGGTGTGGCCTGCCCGCGGTTCGTCGACTTCGTCGAGCGGGGGGTGACCAGTGGGCGCCAAGTGCTCGGGCTCGCCGAGGGATACCTCGAACCGCTTCAACGCGCCCACATCGACACGCTCGTGCTGGGCTGCACCCACTACCCGATGCTGTCGGGTCTGATCCAGTTGGCGATGGGTGAGAACGTCACGTTGGTGTCGAGCGCCGAGGAGACCGCCAAGGACTTGCTGAGGGTGCTCACCGAACTCGATTTGCTGCGGCCGCACGACTCCGCGCCGCCGCAGCGGATCTTCGAGGCGACGGGCGACCCGGATGACTTCACCACCCTTGCCGCACGGTTTCTCGGCCCGACGCTCGACGGCGTTCGACCTGTTCAACGTCACGTCAGCGCGCAGAGATGA
- the cysO gene encoding molybdopterin converting factor, small subunit, giving the protein MAVNVSIPTILRTHTGGEKRVTASGDTVAAVISDLEANYSGISERLMDKDNPGKLNRFVNIYVNDEDVRFSGGLDTRVADGDSVTILPAVAGG; this is encoded by the coding sequence ATGGCAGTCAACGTTTCCATCCCGACCATCCTGCGCACCCACACCGGAGGGGAGAAGCGCGTCACCGCCTCGGGCGACACCGTCGCGGCCGTGATCAGCGACCTGGAGGCCAACTACTCCGGCATCTCCGAGCGCCTGATGGACAAGGACAATCCCGGAAAGCTGAACCGGTTCGTCAACATCTACGTCAACGACGAAGACGTGCGGTTCTCGGGCGGGCTCGACACCAGGGTCGCCGACGGCGACTCGGTGACGATCCTGCCCGCAGTGGCTGGAGGGTAA
- the rbn_1 gene encoding metal-dependent hydrolase, beta-lactamase superfamily III → MTVRITVLGCSGSVVGPDSPASGYLVTAPDTPPLVLDFGGGVLGALQRHADPNDVHVLLSHLHADHCLDLPGLFVWRRYHPSPAQERGIMYGPANTWARLGAASSPEGGEIDDFSDVFEIRHWVDNETVTIGSLNVTPKLVCHPTESYGMRITNQDGATLVYSGDTGYCEQLIDLARGADVFLCEASWTHSPDRPPRLHLSGTEAGRAAAEAGVGELLLTHIPPWTSREDVISEAKAEFDGPVHAVVCNETFDIVRATA, encoded by the coding sequence GTGACTGTGCGAATCACCGTACTCGGTTGCTCCGGCAGTGTTGTCGGGCCTGATTCGCCGGCGTCCGGATATCTCGTCACAGCACCCGACACCCCGCCGTTGGTGCTCGACTTCGGCGGTGGCGTGCTCGGTGCGCTGCAACGCCACGCCGATCCCAACGACGTTCACGTGCTGCTGTCGCATCTGCATGCCGACCACTGCCTCGATCTGCCGGGCCTGTTCGTGTGGCGGCGCTACCACCCGTCGCCGGCGCAGGAACGCGGAATCATGTACGGCCCGGCCAACACCTGGGCCCGGCTCGGTGCGGCGTCGTCGCCCGAGGGTGGGGAGATCGACGATTTCTCCGATGTCTTCGAGATCCGCCACTGGGTCGACAACGAAACGGTTACCATCGGCTCGCTGAACGTGACACCGAAATTGGTTTGCCACCCGACCGAGTCCTACGGCATGCGCATCACCAATCAGGACGGTGCCACGCTCGTCTACAGCGGCGACACCGGCTACTGCGAGCAACTCATCGACCTCGCCCGCGGCGCCGACGTGTTCCTGTGCGAGGCGTCCTGGACGCACTCGCCGGACCGGCCGCCGAGACTGCATCTGTCGGGCACGGAGGCGGGCCGCGCCGCCGCCGAGGCCGGCGTCGGCGAGTTGCTGCTGACCCACATTCCGCCGTGGACGTCGCGCGAGGACGTCATCAGCGAGGCCAAGGCCGAGTTCGACGGTCCGGTGCACGCGGTCGTCTGCAACGAGACGTTCGACATCGTGCGCGCGACGGCCTGA
- the clpS gene encoding ATP-dependent Clp protease adaptor protein ClpS produces MVTPAKARPGTREERNVKSVATEDAAVDTPWVTIVWDDPVNLMTYVTYVLQKLFGYPEAHATKLMLQVHNEGKAVVSAGSREAMEIDVTKLHAAGLWATMQQDR; encoded by the coding sequence ATGGTTACGCCGGCGAAGGCTCGACCGGGGACTCGCGAAGAGCGGAACGTCAAGTCCGTCGCGACTGAAGACGCCGCCGTCGACACGCCCTGGGTGACCATCGTGTGGGACGACCCGGTGAACCTGATGACCTACGTGACCTACGTCTTGCAGAAGCTGTTCGGCTACCCCGAGGCGCACGCGACCAAGTTGATGCTGCAGGTGCACAACGAAGGCAAGGCCGTGGTCTCGGCGGGCAGTCGCGAGGCGATGGAGATCGACGTGACCAAGCTCCACGCCGCCGGGCTGTGGGCCACCATGCAGCAGGACCGCTGA
- the rph gene encoding RNAse PH, producing the protein MSRREDGRLDDELRPVRITRGFTTHPAGSVLVEFGETRVMCTASVTEGVPRWRKGSGKGWLTAEYAMLPAATHDRSDRESVKGRVGGRTQEISRLVGRSLRACIDLAALGENTIAIDCDVLQADGGTRTAAITGAYVALADAVTYLSAAGKLSDPRPLSCAIAAVSVGVVDGRIRVDLPYTEDSRAEVDMNVVATDTGTLVEIQGTGEGATFPRSTLDKMLDAAMTACEQIFEIQREALELPYPGVLPEPKDPPKKAFGS; encoded by the coding sequence GTGTCCCGAAGAGAAGACGGCCGGCTTGACGACGAGCTGAGGCCGGTCCGCATCACCCGCGGTTTCACCACCCATCCCGCCGGTTCTGTGCTGGTGGAATTCGGCGAGACGCGCGTCATGTGCACGGCAAGCGTCACCGAGGGCGTGCCGCGCTGGCGCAAGGGCTCTGGAAAGGGCTGGCTGACAGCCGAATACGCGATGCTGCCCGCCGCAACCCACGATCGGTCCGATCGCGAGTCGGTCAAGGGCCGTGTCGGTGGCCGCACCCAGGAGATCAGCAGGCTGGTCGGCCGGTCGCTGCGGGCGTGCATCGACCTCGCCGCGCTGGGCGAGAACACGATCGCAATCGACTGCGACGTGCTGCAGGCCGATGGGGGTACGCGAACCGCCGCGATCACTGGGGCCTACGTCGCGCTCGCCGACGCGGTGACCTATCTGTCGGCGGCGGGCAAGCTCTCCGATCCGCGACCGCTGTCGTGCGCGATCGCCGCGGTCAGCGTCGGCGTTGTCGACGGGCGCATCCGCGTCGACCTGCCGTACACCGAGGACTCGCGCGCCGAGGTCGACATGAACGTCGTGGCCACCGACACCGGCACTCTCGTCGAGATCCAGGGCACCGGTGAGGGCGCGACGTTCCCGCGCTCGACGCTGGACAAGATGCTCGATGCGGCGATGACGGCGTGTGAGCAGATCTTCGAGATCCAGCGGGAGGCGTTGGAGTTGCCCTATCCCGGGGTGCTGCCCGAACCGAAGGACCCGCCCAAGAAGGCGTTCGGAAGCTGA
- a CDS encoding rhomboid family protein, translating into MGMTGYPGTTPSQPRKRPAWVIGAVTVFSFVVLLWVIELFDSLSNHRLDDNGIRPLESDGLVGILFAPLLHSNWDHLIANTVPALVLGFLMTLAGMSRFIFATAIVWILGGLGTWLIGNVGMHCPYVGVRCEANHIGASGLIFGWLAFLIVFGFFTRKAWEIIVGVIVMLVYGSVLLGVLPGTPGVSWQGHLSGAVAGVIAAYLLSGPERKAREKRKSVTSNPYLPS; encoded by the coding sequence ATGGGCATGACCGGATATCCGGGGACCACACCGTCGCAACCCCGCAAGCGGCCCGCGTGGGTGATCGGCGCCGTCACCGTCTTCAGCTTCGTCGTGCTGCTGTGGGTCATCGAACTGTTCGACTCGTTGTCGAACCATCGCCTCGACGACAACGGCATCCGGCCGCTGGAGTCCGACGGGCTCGTAGGCATCCTGTTCGCCCCGCTGCTGCACTCGAACTGGGACCACCTCATCGCCAACACCGTTCCGGCCCTGGTGCTGGGCTTCCTGATGACGCTGGCGGGGATGTCGCGATTCATCTTCGCGACCGCGATCGTGTGGATCCTCGGCGGTCTGGGCACGTGGCTGATCGGCAATGTCGGCATGCACTGCCCGTACGTGGGGGTGCGGTGCGAGGCCAACCACATCGGCGCTTCGGGGCTGATCTTCGGTTGGCTGGCATTCCTCATCGTGTTCGGGTTCTTCACCCGCAAGGCCTGGGAGATCATCGTCGGCGTCATCGTGATGCTGGTCTACGGCAGCGTTCTGCTCGGCGTACTGCCCGGCACGCCGGGGGTGTCGTGGCAGGGCCACCTGAGTGGGGCGGTCGCGGGCGTCATCGCGGCGTATCTGCTGTCCGGTCCGGAGCGCAAGGCTCGCGAGAAGCGCAAAAGCGTGACATCGAACCCGTACCTGCCGTCGTGA
- the cysM gene encoding cysteine synthase: MARYDSLLDALGGTPLVGLRRLSPRWDEAPHVRLWAKLEDRNPTGSIKDRPALRMIEEAERQGLLQPGATILEPTSGNTGISLAMAALLKGYQMICVMPENTSIERRQLLELYGARIIYSPAEGGSNTAVAHAKELALQNPSWVMLYQYGNEANSQSHYEGTGPELLADLPEITHFVAGLGTTGTLMGTGRFLRERKPDVKIVAAEPRYGEGVYALRNIDEGFIPELYDPDVLTTRYSVGSYDAIRRTRDLVQVEGIFAGISTGAVLHAALGMAAKAVKTGEQADIAFVVADAGWKYLSTGAYAGSLDDAEDALEGQLWA; encoded by the coding sequence ATGGCGCGATACGACTCGCTGCTCGACGCGCTGGGCGGTACCCCGTTGGTGGGCCTGCGCCGGCTCTCACCGCGCTGGGACGAGGCGCCCCATGTGCGGCTGTGGGCCAAGCTCGAGGACCGCAACCCCACCGGCTCCATCAAGGATCGGCCGGCGCTGCGGATGATCGAGGAGGCCGAACGGCAGGGCCTGCTGCAACCCGGTGCGACGATCCTGGAGCCGACGAGTGGGAACACCGGCATCTCGCTGGCGATGGCGGCCCTGCTCAAGGGCTACCAGATGATCTGTGTGATGCCGGAGAACACCTCGATCGAACGCCGCCAGCTGCTCGAGTTGTACGGTGCGCGGATCATCTACTCGCCCGCCGAGGGCGGCTCGAACACCGCCGTCGCCCACGCGAAAGAGCTTGCGCTGCAGAATCCTTCGTGGGTGATGCTCTACCAGTACGGCAACGAGGCCAACTCGCAGTCGCACTACGAGGGCACCGGCCCCGAGTTGCTCGCGGACCTGCCGGAGATCACCCATTTCGTCGCGGGCCTCGGCACCACCGGCACCCTGATGGGGACCGGGCGGTTCCTGCGCGAGCGCAAACCCGACGTCAAGATCGTCGCCGCCGAACCGCGCTACGGCGAGGGCGTCTACGCACTGCGCAACATCGACGAGGGGTTCATCCCCGAGTTGTACGACCCGGACGTGCTCACCACGCGGTACTCCGTCGGCTCCTACGACGCGATCAGGCGCACCCGCGATCTGGTTCAGGTGGAGGGGATCTTCGCGGGCATCTCGACCGGCGCGGTGCTGCACGCGGCGTTGGGCATGGCGGCCAAGGCGGTCAAGACCGGCGAGCAGGCCGACATCGCGTTCGTCGTCGCCGACGCGGGTTGGAAGTATCTGTCGACCGGTGCGTACGCCGGTAGCCTTGATGACGCCGAAGACGCGCTCGAAGGGCAGCTATGGGCATGA
- a CDS encoding protein of uncharacterised function (DUF2017) — MRKWKRVDTADGARFRSAIAPHEAALLRSLATSVVGMLEERESSAPADELEAITGMRTGNSTPPEDDTMKRLLPDFYRPQTEHPAGSSAAESLNSALRGLHEPDIIDAKREAAQTLLDTMPAQGGKFELSEDDAHAWAAAVNDMRLALGTMLAISPEGPDELPPDHPMAGHLDVYQWLTVLQEYLVLGLMGKSR, encoded by the coding sequence GTGCGTAAGTGGAAGCGGGTGGACACTGCCGATGGAGCGCGTTTCCGGTCGGCCATCGCACCGCACGAGGCCGCCCTGTTGCGAAGCCTTGCCACCTCGGTGGTGGGAATGCTGGAGGAGCGCGAATCATCAGCGCCCGCAGACGAACTCGAAGCGATCACCGGCATGCGTACCGGCAATTCGACGCCACCCGAAGACGACACGATGAAACGGTTGCTGCCGGATTTCTACCGGCCGCAGACCGAGCACCCCGCCGGCTCCAGTGCCGCCGAGAGCCTCAACAGTGCACTGCGCGGCTTGCATGAGCCCGACATCATCGATGCCAAACGCGAAGCGGCGCAGACACTTTTGGACACCATGCCGGCGCAGGGCGGCAAGTTCGAGCTGAGCGAGGACGACGCGCACGCGTGGGCCGCCGCGGTAAACGACATGCGCTTGGCGCTGGGCACCATGCTCGCGATCTCACCGGAGGGGCCCGACGAACTGCCGCCCGACCATCCGATGGCCGGGCACCTCGACGTCTACCAGTGGCTGACCGTGCTGCAGGAGTATCTGGTGCTGGGACTGATGGGGAAGTCGAGATGA
- a CDS encoding L-aminopeptidase/D-esterase: protein MNSITDVAGIRVGQHHRLDPDVMLGSGWASGTTVVLTPPGTVGGVDGRGGAPGTRETDLLDPINSVQHVDAVVLSGGSAYGLAAADGVMQYLEEQGRGVALDGGVVPIVPAAVVFDLPVGGWQCRPTAEFGYQAAASAGTEVATGTVGAGTGARAGVLKGGVGTASMQLDCGVTVGALVIVNSAGEVFDTATGLPWLAYQIKEFGLVPPPADQIAAYADRHQEFSPLNTTIAVVATDAAMSPAACRRVAVAAHDGLARTIRPCHTPHDGDTVFALATGAVEVPLDPTTPASMTPEMPLITQVGAAAADCLARAVMIGVLAAESVAGIPAYRDMLPGAFE from the coding sequence ATGAACTCGATCACCGACGTGGCCGGTATCCGGGTGGGTCAACACCATCGCCTCGATCCGGACGTGATGTTGGGTTCGGGTTGGGCCAGCGGCACAACCGTCGTGCTGACGCCGCCAGGCACCGTGGGAGGCGTCGACGGCAGGGGAGGGGCGCCCGGCACCCGAGAGACCGACCTGCTCGACCCGATCAATTCCGTTCAGCACGTCGACGCCGTGGTACTGAGCGGCGGCAGCGCCTACGGGCTGGCGGCCGCCGACGGGGTGATGCAATACCTCGAGGAGCAGGGTCGCGGCGTCGCACTGGACGGCGGCGTGGTCCCGATCGTGCCCGCCGCGGTCGTGTTCGACCTCCCGGTCGGCGGTTGGCAGTGCAGGCCGACCGCGGAGTTCGGCTACCAAGCGGCCGCAAGCGCGGGGACCGAGGTGGCGACCGGCACCGTGGGCGCGGGCACGGGAGCGCGCGCCGGTGTGCTCAAGGGCGGTGTGGGCACGGCTTCGATGCAACTGGATTGCGGCGTCACTGTCGGCGCGCTGGTGATCGTCAACTCCGCGGGCGAGGTCTTCGACACGGCGACGGGCCTGCCCTGGCTGGCGTACCAGATCAAGGAGTTCGGGTTGGTCCCGCCGCCCGCCGACCAGATCGCCGCCTACGCCGACCGACACCAGGAGTTCAGCCCGCTCAACACGACGATCGCCGTGGTGGCCACCGACGCGGCGATGAGCCCCGCGGCCTGCCGACGGGTCGCCGTCGCCGCACACGACGGCTTGGCGCGCACCATCCGGCCGTGCCATACGCCGCACGACGGGGACACGGTGTTCGCGCTGGCCACCGGTGCCGTCGAGGTGCCGCTGGATCCCACGACCCCGGCGTCGATGACCCCTGAGATGCCGCTGATCACGCAGGTGGGCGCCGCCGCGGCGGACTGTCTGGCCCGCGCGGTGATGATCGGGGTACTGGCCGCCGAGTCGGTGGCCGGAATACCGGCGTACCGGGACATGTTGCCTGGAGCGTTCGAGTAA
- a CDS encoding putative nicotinate phosphoribosyltransferase: protein MTAASPALLTDKYELTMLAAALRDGTAHRRTTFEIFARRLPEGRRYGVVAGTARFVDALAQFEFDDAALASLADFLDAETLAYLAEYRFGGDVDGYAEGELYFPGSPVVSVHGTFGECVVLETLALSIFNHDTAIASAAARMVSAAEGRHLIEMGSRRTHEHAAVAAARGAYLAGFSGSSNLQAQRDYGVPALGTSAHAFTLLYTTGDGPDERAAFQAQVEALGVDTTLLVDTYDITAGVATAVEVAGPELGAVRIDSGDLGVLARQVRAQLDDLGATETKIVVSGDLDEFAIAALRAEPVDTYGVGTSLVTGSGAPTAGMVYKLTEVDGLPVEKRSSHKQSHGGRKQAMRMAKATGTIVEEVVFPYERPPADPDGLTARVLTVPLIRHGEPVADLGLAAARARVRDGLTSLPWDGLKLSRGEPAVPTRLIPPGA from the coding sequence GTGACCGCCGCATCCCCGGCCCTGCTCACCGACAAGTACGAGCTGACGATGCTCGCGGCCGCGTTGCGCGACGGCACCGCGCACCGACGCACCACCTTCGAGATCTTCGCGCGCCGACTGCCCGAAGGCCGCCGCTACGGCGTGGTGGCAGGCACCGCACGGTTCGTGGATGCTTTGGCGCAGTTCGAATTCGACGATGCGGCGCTGGCTTCGCTCGCGGACTTTCTCGACGCCGAGACGCTCGCGTACCTGGCCGAGTACCGATTCGGAGGCGATGTCGACGGATACGCCGAAGGCGAGCTCTACTTCCCGGGTTCACCGGTGGTCTCGGTGCACGGCACGTTCGGCGAATGTGTCGTCCTGGAGACATTGGCGTTGTCGATCTTCAACCACGACACCGCGATCGCATCCGCCGCCGCCCGCATGGTCAGCGCCGCCGAGGGCCGCCACCTGATCGAGATGGGCTCGCGGCGCACCCACGAGCACGCCGCCGTCGCCGCCGCTCGTGGGGCGTACCTGGCCGGCTTCTCCGGATCGTCCAATCTGCAGGCCCAGCGCGACTACGGGGTCCCGGCGCTCGGCACCAGCGCGCACGCGTTCACACTGCTGTACACCACCGGTGACGGCCCCGACGAGCGTGCGGCGTTCCAAGCGCAGGTCGAGGCGCTCGGTGTGGACACGACGCTGCTGGTGGACACCTACGACATCACCGCGGGGGTGGCGACGGCCGTCGAGGTCGCCGGTCCGGAACTCGGTGCGGTGCGCATCGATTCCGGAGACCTCGGCGTGCTCGCGCGCCAGGTGCGCGCTCAGCTCGACGACCTCGGCGCCACCGAGACGAAGATCGTCGTCTCCGGCGATCTCGACGAATTCGCGATCGCGGCGTTGCGCGCCGAACCGGTCGACACCTACGGCGTCGGCACGTCGCTGGTCACCGGTTCCGGCGCCCCGACGGCCGGAATGGTCTACAAGCTGACCGAGGTGGACGGCCTTCCGGTGGAGAAGCGCAGCAGCCACAAGCAGTCTCACGGCGGACGTAAACAGGCGATGCGGATGGCCAAGGCGACCGGCACGATCGTCGAAGAGGTCGTCTTCCCCTACGAGCGCCCGCCGGCTGACCCCGACGGCCTCACCGCGCGAGTTCTGACCGTTCCACTGATACGGCATGGCGAACCGGTCGCCGATCTGGGCCTCGCCGCGGCCCGCGCCCGGGTCAGAGACGGCCTGACGAGCCTGCCGTGGGACGGGTTGAAACTGTCCCGCGGCGAACCCGCCGTGCCGACGCGGCTGATCCCTCCCGGCGCGTAG
- the mec gene encoding mov34/MPN/PAD-1, with the protein MQKGVAAVLVIRADLVDAMVAHARADHPDEACGVIAGPENSDRPERFIAMTNAERSPTFYRFDSMEQLRVWREMDDADEVPVVIYHSHTGTEAYPSRTDISLAQEPDAHYVLVSTRDPEEHELRSYRIVDGVVTEEPVKIVEQY; encoded by the coding sequence GTGCAGAAAGGGGTGGCTGCTGTGTTGGTGATCCGAGCGGATCTGGTCGACGCCATGGTCGCCCATGCCCGCGCCGACCATCCCGACGAGGCCTGCGGCGTGATCGCGGGACCAGAGAACTCGGACCGTCCGGAGCGCTTCATCGCGATGACCAACGCCGAGCGCTCGCCGACGTTCTACCGGTTCGATTCGATGGAGCAGCTGCGGGTGTGGCGGGAGATGGACGACGCCGACGAGGTCCCTGTCGTGATCTACCACTCGCACACCGGGACCGAGGCCTATCCCAGCCGCACCGACATCTCACTGGCCCAGGAGCCCGACGCCCACTACGTGCTGGTGTCGACCCGCGACCCCGAGGAGCACGAACTGCGGAGCTACCGCATCGTCGACGGCGTCGTCACCGAGGAACCCGTCAAGATCGTCGAGCAGTACTAG